DNA from Mustela erminea isolate mMusErm1 chromosome 18, mMusErm1.Pri, whole genome shotgun sequence:
ctctcccaTATGAGGGGCCACGTTTTGGGCACCCCAACCCCagtggggggaagagagagcatTTAGTCTCCCGGGGCGGGGtttcttctgccccaccccctccctccgtGCAGAAGACATAAAGGCCTTGATTCAGGTTAGCCTCCTGGCCAGTACCAGGTGAACTTCGGAGGTGAGGTCCTGGGGGTTAAGAGACTGAAGCTAGCAAAAGAGGGGCTCTGTGGACCCCTTCCCTGAGGAGGTAGGTAGGACCCACTGAGGTTGTACTGGAGTATGAAGTTGGGAATGAGGGGTCagggggagagggctggggggcTCTCTTCTCCCAAATGCACTGGGCCCTCTGGACTTACTGGGCTTGGGGTCTTGTTGCAGAGATGAAGCTGCTACCAGTCCTTGCAGGGCTCCTGGCCGTTCTGGCTGTGCCCCAGCGCTCTGAGGGTGCCAGTCCAGGTAATGgtgcagaaagaagagaaaagggtgTGTTCAGGGTGGTTCTGAGTCTCCAGGACTTGGCACAGGCCACCCTAGCTCTGGGACCCACTCCTGACTTTGTGACCCCTGTTCTGGGCAGCTGTCCTGGAGGAGGTAGAGACTTCAGTGGTACTGACCTGCATGGAGGAAGCCAAGCGACTAGTCGACACGGCCTACAAGGAGCGGCGGGAGAGGTGGGGTGCCGGGCACTTCCCAGATCTGGGCACGGCTGCCCCAGGTCTTTCAGAGAAGCAACTTGACACAGGGATGTCGTGGGTGGGAATAGAGCCCCTGTTTGCCTGTCAGTCTTAGTGTCTTTGGGTTTGAGAATACCTTCAAAACCATCCCTCCACATGGCTTTGCCTCTGTCTGGACACCCAGATCCACACTCCGTTTATAAAGAGAAACCTTCTTCCTGTCTGTGGTTCTGTCTGCGCTGTCCTGCATGCTGGCCTGGGGCTAGGGCTCTGCGGAGTATCCCCCGCCCCACTGTCTCTGGCCTCACTCCTCCCTTCTCTAAGCAGCATCAAGAGGCGTCTTCACAGTGGCTTGGCCAGCCCCATGGAACTGCTGGCCTACTTCAAGCAGCCGGTGGCAGCCACCAGGACAGCTGTGCGGGCTGCCGACTACCTGCACGTGGCCCTAAGCCTGCTGGAGGGGAAGCTGCGGCCTCTGCAGCGGGGGCCCTTCAACATCACTGGTACTGCCACCCCTGCAACCTTGGTCTCCTGCTCTGCTAGTGACCTCGGCCATCTCCcagtgacccccaccccccattcttcTTCTGGGGAGTCTCAGGTGCTCTGGGATCTGCTTTCTGTGTCCTCAGACTGGGCCCCCAAGGAAGACTCCCCAGCTTAGAATAGGAGATGAGGGGACTAGCCAACCACGCCCCTCTTTCCCTGGCCCCAGACATGCTGACACCAGCCCAGCTGAATCTGCTGTCCAAGTCTAGCGGCTGCGCCTACCAGGACGTGAGGGTGACGTGCCCGGAGAATGACAAGTACCGTACCATCACCGGTCACTGCAACAACAGGTGCGGTCGGCTACGGGTGGCCTCTGGCAGGCGGGCGACTCCCCCCGGGGCCACCTTATGTCAGCGCCCGGTCCTCCCTCTGCAGACGCAGCCCCACGCTGGGGGCCTCCAACCGCGCCTTTGCACGCTGGCTGCCGGCCGAGTATGAGGATGGCTCCTCTCTGCCCTACGGCTGGACGCCCGGGGTCAAGCGCGGCGGCTTCCCGGTGCCCCTGGTGAGCGCCGGCCGGCGGTGgcgggtgggaggtggggggctagGCCTGGCCCCGAGGCGCGCGGggtcccaggtgtcccctgaCGCTCTGTGTCCCGCAGGCGCGCGCGGTCTCCAACGCCATTGTGCGCTTCCCCACCGAGCAGCTGACCCCGGACCAGGAGCGCTCGCTCCTGTTCATGCAGTGGGGCCAGCTGATCGACCACGACCTCGACCTGAGCCCGGACCCGGGTGCCCGGGTCTCCTTCGTCGCTGGTGTCGACTGCGAGACCAGCTGCCTGCAGCAGCCGCCCTGCTTCCCGCTCAAGGTGCTCCCTTCTTTCCGCCCCGCCGCTGcctgcccagtggggagagggggaatccTTCCTGGAAACGGCCACCTCCCTCTGTGCCTAGAGTTCCTCCCCAACAACTAGGGCTGGCCCTGCCACCAACTTGCCTCTGCCTCCGTGCGGAGGACCTTCCCGTCTCCCTCCAACTTCGGGGTGCCGGTGCCAGGTGCTCAGTCCCTTTCCTCCTCACTGACAGccacctcctcacccctgcccttgGCACACATTGCACAGAGCCTGGGCTGTCGGTTGCAGGAGGGCTGGAGGAGACCGGATGGTTGAGGCACAGTAGGGAGAGGAGTAGAGAAAGGTAGGAGAATGgctgagaaggagagagggagaggagaccaAGGCACGGGCCAGAGTGAAAGACAGGAAAGGGacggggaggtggggtggggggagcaggaaatgaaaagaaagaggaggctaaaaaaaaaagaaagaggaagctaACTGAGAGTTCGAGACCGCATCCAGAGAACAGGGGAGTGAGGGGAAGAGCCCCTGGagtaaaggagagaaagaaaggacgtTTAGGCTAGGACTGGTTGGCCCTCCTCCAGGGGGCCCGCACATTCCCCATCCGGAGTTCTGGTCACACCCCCAAAGCTGGTAGCTGGGAGGAACACCTCAGGTGCAGCCTCAGGCAGTGAGCCTCTGTGGGCCTCGAGAGGACCCCCTGCAGGCCGAGGGGGCCAGAAGTCCTGAAAAACCCTCCTTTCGGTGTCTGGGTCTCCCcctctggtcctgggatccaggctgcTTTGGAGGTGGGATCAAGGCCTTGGGAGTAGGGGGTGGACAGGCGGAGAGCCAACAGGCCCTGTCTGTGTGTCACAGATCCCACCAGATGACCCCCGCATCAAAAACCAACGTGACTGCATCCCCTTCTTCCGCTCCTCGCCGGCCTGCACAGATAGCAACATCACCATCCGCAATCAGATCAACGCGCTCACCTCTTTCGTGGACGCCAGCATGGTATACGGCAGTGAGGAGCCTCTGGCCGCCAAGCTTCGGAACACATCCAATGGGCTGGGGCTGATGGCTGTCAACACCCGCTTCAGCGACAACGGCCGGGCCCTGCTGCCCTTCGACACCCTGCATGATGACCCCTGCCTCCTCACCAACCGCTCGGCAAACATCCCCTGCTTCCTGGCAGGTCAGCCCGGAGTgggaacctggggtggggggtggaggcggGGCGCAGCGCTGGCGCCTCAGGGGGCCTGTTTGTGAGCAGCCTGTGGGTTTGCACTTAGACGACTCTGTCGGCTCCCTCACCAACTTCACCTTAGTCCAGTTGCCTTGGTGACAAGTTGGGTGGAGCCGGGAaggcaaacaaaccaaaaaacccaaactgaaactaacaaaaaaccaaaaagccaaaCCTAAGAAGGAGACTCAGGGATGGGTGAGGAGTCTCTGTCCTTCGGTCcatccctttctccatctctccttttccctctgggcTCTGGCAGAGAGATGGGTCCCCAGGAGCAGTGAActgtggggacagagaggaaCGTGGCATCCTCACTCTCTAGGACGGCATCATCTGCCTGTGGTAGCCGCGCGCCAAATGTggcaattttcatttaaatttaaattaattcaaattaaattaaataaaattccgTTCCTCTGCCGgtctagccacatttcaagtgttcagcaGTCTCCTAGATTAGTGGTTCCCATGTCGGGCAGCACAGATGTAGAACGTTTTCATCAATTCCGAAAGTTCTATGGGATGGTGCAGCTGCAGACTATCCCCTCCTGCTGTCTCCAGTCCCTGTAATACGAGAgggtgaaatttaaatttaaatttaaacatgtgGCAGCTCTAGGGAAGTGGTTGGAGCATAATGGTGCCCACGCCTAGAAATTTtccagtgtggtttttttttttttttaagattttatttaattttttaaaaagatttatttatttgtttgtttgggtgggtgggggaggggcagagggagagggaagagcactCTGGAACATGAtattgggcttgatctcaggacccagagatcatgacctgagccgaaatcgaaagttggacattcaactgactgagctacccaggagctccaagatgttatttttaagtaatctctacacccaacctggggctcgaacttataacccccaaatcaagagttgcatgttccaccaaCTTAGCGGCCAGGCACCcgttcagtacttttttttttttaagatttttatttatttgagagagattttatttatttatttgagtgaggagaagggcagagagagaagcagactccctgtggagctgggagcccaatgtgggactcgatcccggaactccgagaccatgacccgagccgaaggcagttgtccaaccaactgagccacccaggcgtcccccgttcagtattttttttttttttaaagaatttttttttttttaagattttatttatttatttgacagacagagatcacaagcaggcagagaggcagtcagagagagagaggaggaagcaggctccccgcggagcagagagcccgacgtggggctcgatcccaggaccccgggatcacgacccgagccgaaagcagaggctttaacccactgagccacccaggcgccccccgttcagtattttttaatggaaatccGTTAAATCAGGGTAGTGGTCCTGAGGCCCTTCTGTTCACATCTGgcctcccagcctctcctcctgtTGGCTTCCAGTggcctctcctctgcctggacACTGGGGAGGAGAGTCAAAGTCAGCTCTGGTCCACACGGAAGCCCATACTTTTCTGGGCTAGTGAGGGAAAAGAAGGGGTCCTCCTCCAGCTAAGGCCGCCCCCATCCTGGAATCAAGCTGCGTGTCCTGGGCCTGGATCGTCATGACCCCTGGCCGCTCATGGGATAGTAAAACCTGCTCTCAAAGAATTTCTTTCCCACCAGCATCTGGAGCTGATAAAGATTGGACCCAGCGTCCTGCTCAAAGGGTCTGGCCCCAGTTCTCTGGCCTTCCAGAGAAGAGGTGGGGAGGGCTAGAGGGATTAGAGTTCTtacttggttttggtttttttttttttttttaatatttttatttatttatttgagagacagtgagagcatgagaggcgagaaggtcagagggagaagcagactccccatggagctgggagcctgatgcgggactcaatcccgggactccgggaccatgacctgagccaaaggcggttgcttaaccaactgagccacccaggtgcccggttttggttttttttgaacAGTCTCAGCGGACTGTAAGCACCCTAGGacctagcccccccccccccccccccccggagcaGGAGCAGGCTTCAAATTAGCATGTAGTAAGGATGGGGATGGCAACTCTGATCAGATGGTAGTGGCTTTCTAGAGTCTTGTGTTGAGGTTGCATCCAGTTTGAGCAGGAGAGAGTGCTGTGATCATTAGCTGCCGTGCACAGGCATGAAAATAGGGAGGGCCAACGAGCACGCTACGTCTTGGCCCTCCATGCATCAAGGGAATAAGTCAACCAGGCAGTTCACGGATCACCCATTTTGTAGCCGGCGCGGTGTTAAATTCCACATGTCTCTTTGCGAGCTGGATGGAGGGCCAGATACAAAAAGGCACAAACCTTGGTCCTCGTCCTCCAGGAGCCCCCAGTCTCGGCTACCAGAATGTGGCCAGTCATGTGTCAGCTCTGTTGGCTACTGAATGAACATCTCCACCCAACAGGACCCCTACACAGAGGAGAAAGTTATCATGGTGGACTTGGGCATCAAGGGAGGACCTCCTAGAGGAGGTGAAAACTGAGCATGGTGTGGGAAGATGGACGGAGAGGAAGTCTGGGTCTCAGACCTTGGCTGGGGGAGGGAGTTTTGGGGGAGCAAGTCCTTCCTGATGGGATCTTAGGAATGACAGCAACTTTTGCTTCCCCAAGGCGATATGCGCTCAAGCGAGATGCCTGAGCTCACCTCCATGCACACGCTCTTTCTGCGGGAGCACAACCGGCTGGCCACAGAGCTCAAACGCCTGAACCCCTGCTGGGATGGAGAGAGGCTCTACCAGGAAGCCCGCAAGATTGTGGGAGCCATGATCCAGGTAGCAGGCCTGAGTACTGGCAGTGCCAGGGGTCAGGCAGGCTTGGGATCCAAACATGCCTACACCAtatcctagctgtgtgacctggggcaagttaaCCCCCGCCTCCCATGAGCCTCAGCGTGTGCAACCATGATGCTGTAAAGATTGAATGATAAGTGTGAAAACGCCTAGCAGATACTAAGCACCTGACAAGGATCACTTGGCTTCCATCCACTCCTTTAGGCTGACTCCCCTTTCTGCTTCCTGTCTATGGGGAATGGTTTCGGGAGGGTTATACGGGTGGGTCTGCAGTGCCTGGTGCACCGTAGCTGGACAGTAaatgctttcctttcctcctctccttgtgACTCCTGGCTCCTTTACCCACTCAGCTCTATCTTAGTTCACCCAGTCTCCTCACCCTTGGTTAACCCTGGGAAGTGCTTCTGgttctctctcccagcttctgatgCTTCAGCATTCCCATCCTctccccgacacacacacacacacacacacacacacacacacacacacacacacatacaggcatGCAGGCACACGCATGCGCACCTTTTTTATACTCTTAGACTCGGAGTGGGAGAAGAGTTGCAGGTGTGGAGGGTAAGTTTTTGCTTTGCACTAAGAATGTAAGTGAGATTCACTGAAGCCTCAGAAGATTCCAGACTCTAGAGTCTATGACTCCTGTTTGCCCTGGCGGAAATCATCT
Protein-coding regions in this window:
- the MPO gene encoding myeloperoxidase isoform X2 — its product is MKLLPVLAGLLAVLAVPQRSEGASPAVLEEVETSVVLTCMEEAKRLVDTAYKERRESIKRRLHSGLASPMELLAYFKQPVAATRTAVRAADYLHVALSLLEGKLRPLQRGPFNITDMLTPAQLNLLSKSSGCAYQDVRVTCPENDKYRTITGHCNNRRSPTLGASNRAFARWLPAEYEDGSSLPYGWTPGVKRGGFPVPLIPPDDPRIKNQRDCIPFFRSSPACTDSNITIRNQINALTSFVDASMVYGSEEPLAAKLRNTSNGLGLMAVNTRFSDNGRALLPFDTLHDDPCLLTNRSANIPCFLAGDMRSSEMPELTSMHTLFLREHNRLATELKRLNPCWDGERLYQEARKIVGAMIQIITYRDYLPLVLGPQAMRKYLPPYRRYNDSVDPRIANVFTNAFRYGHTLIQPFMFRLDNQYRPMGPNPRVPLSKVFFATWRVVLEGGIDPILRGLMATPAKLNRQNQIVVDEIRERLFEQVMRIGLDLPALNMQRSRDHGLPGYNAWRRFCGLPEPNTVGELGTVLKNLQLAEKLMQQYGSPNNIDIWMGGVAEPLEPLGRVGPLLACLIGTQFRKLRDGDRFWWENTGVFSRQQRQALTRVSLPRIICDNTGITTVSKNNIFMSNMFPRDFVNCSTLPRLDLTSWKDSD
- the MPO gene encoding myeloperoxidase isoform X1 gives rise to the protein MKLLPVLAGLLAVLAVPQRSEGASPAVLEEVETSVVLTCMEEAKRLVDTAYKERRESIKRRLHSGLASPMELLAYFKQPVAATRTAVRAADYLHVALSLLEGKLRPLQRGPFNITDMLTPAQLNLLSKSSGCAYQDVRVTCPENDKYRTITGHCNNRRSPTLGASNRAFARWLPAEYEDGSSLPYGWTPGVKRGGFPVPLARAVSNAIVRFPTEQLTPDQERSLLFMQWGQLIDHDLDLSPDPGARVSFVAGVDCETSCLQQPPCFPLKIPPDDPRIKNQRDCIPFFRSSPACTDSNITIRNQINALTSFVDASMVYGSEEPLAAKLRNTSNGLGLMAVNTRFSDNGRALLPFDTLHDDPCLLTNRSANIPCFLAGDMRSSEMPELTSMHTLFLREHNRLATELKRLNPCWDGERLYQEARKIVGAMIQIITYRDYLPLVLGPQAMRKYLPPYRRYNDSVDPRIANVFTNAFRYGHTLIQPFMFRLDNQYRPMGPNPRVPLSKVFFATWRVVLEGGIDPILRGLMATPAKLNRQNQIVVDEIRERLFEQVMRIGLDLPALNMQRSRDHGLPGYNAWRRFCGLPEPNTVGELGTVLKNLQLAEKLMQQYGSPNNIDIWMGGVAEPLEPLGRVGPLLACLIGTQFRKLRDGDRFWWENTGVFSRQQRQALTRVSLPRIICDNTGITTVSKNNIFMSNMFPRDFVNCSTLPRLDLTSWKDSD